In a genomic window of Mustela nigripes isolate SB6536 chromosome 8, MUSNIG.SB6536, whole genome shotgun sequence:
- the PITPNM2 gene encoding membrane-associated phosphatidylinositol transfer protein 2 isoform X9, which translates to MIIKEYRIPLPMTVEEYRIAQLYMIQKKSRNETYGEGSGVEILENRPYTDGPGGSGQYTHKVYHVGMHIPSWFRSILPKAALRVVEESWNAYPYTRTRFTCPFVEKFSIDIETFYKTDAGENPNVFSLSAVEKNQLTIDFIDIVKDPVPPNEYKTEEDPKLFHSIKTQRGPLSDNWIEEYKQQVLPIMCAYKLCKVEFRYWGMQSKIERFIHDTGLRKVMVRAHRQAWCWQDEWYGLNMENIRELEKEAQLMLSRKMAQFSEDGEEAAELAEDEAGQAQLPGDAAQPSSGSGGEPLAGRGLKKQWSTSSKSSRSSKRGASPSRHSISEWRMQSIARDSDESSDDEYFDAHEDLSDSEEIFPKDITKWNSNDLMDKIESPEPEDSQDGLYRQSAPEFRVASSVEQLNIIEDEVSPPLAAPASKIHVLLLVLHGGTILDTGAGDPSSKQGDTNTIATVFDTVMRVHYPSALGRLAIRLVPCPPICSDAFALVSNLSPYSHDEGCLSSSQDHIPLAALPLLATSSPQYQEAIAAVIQRANLAYGDFIKSQEGMTFNGQVCLIGDCVGGILAFDALCQGNQPVSESQSSSRRGSVASVQDTDLLSPGTLANAAQGGSGSLESSRHLSRSNVDLPRSNGVEDPKRQLPRKRSDSSTYELDTIQQHQAFLSSLHASVLRNEPSSRRSSSSTMLDGTGAVGKFDFEIADLFLFGCPLGLVLALRKTVIPALDVFQLRPACQQVYNLFHPADPSASRLEPLLERRFHALPPSSIPRYQRYPLGDGCSTLLVETVQRNPELVLEGGPLAPLPAGDGFLETSIPVPALTWQDGPRPSPGCAESDALQTHNTVFQEHAAPSSPGAAPAPRGFRRASEISIASQVSGMAESYTASSIAQIAAKWWGQKRIDYALYCPDALTAFPTVALPHLFHASYWESTDVVSFLLRQVMRHDSSSILELDGKEVSVFTPSKPREKWQRKRTHVKLRNVTANHRINDAVANEDGPQVLTGRFMYGPLDMVTLTGEKVDVHIMTQPPSGEWLYLDTLVTNSSGRVSYTIPESHRLGVGVYPIKMVVRGDHTFADSYITVLPKGTEFVVFSIDGSFAASVSIMGSDPKVRAGAVDVVRHWQDLGYLIIYVTGRPDMQKQRVVAWLAQHNFPHGVVSFCDGLVHDPLRHKANFLKLLISELHLRVHAAYGSTKDVAVYSSISLSPMQIYIVGRPTKKLQQQCQFITDGYAAHLAQLKYNHRARPARNAATRMALRKGSFGLPGQGDFLRSRNHLLRTISAQPSGPGHRHDRTQSQADSEQRGQRSMSVAAGCWGRTMAGRPEPGAAAGPK; encoded by the exons AAGAAGAGCCGGAACGAGACATATGGCGAAGGCAGCGGCGTGGAGATCTTGGAGAACCGGCCGTACACGGACGGCCCTGGCGGCTCGGGGCAGTACACACACAAGGTGTACCACGTCGGCATGCACATCCCCAGCTGGTTCCGCTCCATCCTCCCCAAGGCAGCCCTCAGGGTGGTCGAGGAGTCCTGGAATGCCTACCCCTACACCCGAACCAG GTTCACTTGCCCCTTTGTGGAGAAATTCTCCATCGACATCGAAACCTTTTATAAAACGGACGCTGGAGAAAACCCGAACGTGTTCAGCCTATCTGCTGTGGAGAAGAACCAGCTGACGATCG ATTTCATCGACATCGTCAAGGACCCCGTCCCCCCCAACGAGTATAAGACGGAAGAGGACCCCAAGCTGTTCCACTCGATCAAGACGCAGCGGGGGCCCCTCTCCGACAACTGGATCGAGGAATACAAGCAGCAGGTGCTCCCCATCATGTGCGCCTACAAGCTCTGCAAGGTGGAGTTCCGCTACTGGGGCATGCAGTCCAAGATCGAGAGGTTCATCCACGACACCG GCCTGCGGAAGGTGATGGTGAGGGCCCACAGGCAGGCCTGGTGCTGGCAGGACGAGTGGTACGGGCTGAACATGGAGAACATccgggagctggagaaggaggcgCAGCTCATGCTGTCCCGCAAGATGGCCCAGTTCAGCGAAGATGGCGAGGAGGCTGCAGAGCTGGCCGAGGACGAGGCCGGCCAGGCCCAGCTGCCCGGGGATGCCGCCCAGCCCAGCAGTGGCAGTGGCGGGGAGCCCCTGGCGGGCCGGGGCCTCAAGAAACAGTGGTCCACGTCCTCCAAGTCCTCACGGTCCTCCAAGCGGGGAG CCAGCCCCTCCCGCCACAGCATCTCCGAGTGGAGAATGCAGAGTATTGCCCGGGACTCCGACGAGAGCTCAGACGACGAGTATTTCGACGCTCATG aggaCCTGTCCGACTCAGAGGAGATATTCCCCAAGGACATCACCAAGTGGAACTCCAATGATCTCATGGACAAGATCGAAAGCCCTGAGCCAGAGGATTCACAGG ATGGTCTCTACCGCCAGAGCGCCCCTGAATTCAGGGTGGCCTCCAGCGTGGAGCAGCTGAACATCATCGAG GACGAGGTCAGCCCACCCCTGGCCGCGCCGGCCTCCAAGATCCACgtgctgctgctggtgctgcACGGAGGCACTATCCTGGACACGGGCGCTGGGGACCCCAGCTCCAAGCAGGGCGACACCAACACCATCGCCACCGTGTTCGACACCGTCATGCGCGTGCACTACCCCAGCGCCCTGGGCCGCCTTGCCATCCGCCTGGTGCCCTGCCCACCCATCTGCTCAGATGCCTTTGCCCTCGTCTCCAA ccttagCCCCTACAGCCACGATGAAGGCTGTCTGTCCAGTAGCCAGGACCACATCCCCCTGgctgccctgcccctgctggcCACCTCCTCACCCCAGTACCAGGAGGCGATCGCCGCAGTGATCCAGCGGGCCAACCTTGCctatggggacttcatcaagtccCAGGAGGGCATGACCTTCAATGGGCAG GTCTGCTTGATTGGGGACTGCGTCGGGGGCATCTTGGCGTTCGACGCCTTGTGCCAGGGCAACCAGCCGGTGTCCGAGAGTCAGAGCAGCAGCCGCCGGGGCAGCGTGGCCAGTGTGCAG GACACTGACCTGCTGTCCCCCGGGACCCTGGCCAATGCGGCCCAGGGCGGCAGCGGCAGCCTGGAGAGCAGTCGGCACCTTAGCCGCAGCAACGTGGATCTCCCCCGAAGCAATGGTGTCGAAGACCCCAAGAGGCAGCTGCCCCGAAAGAGGAGCGACTCGTCCACCTACGAGCTGGACACCATCCAGCAGCACCAGGCCTTCCTGTCCAG CCTCCATGCCAGTGTGCTGAGGAACGAGCCCAGCTCCCGCCGTTCGAGCAGCTCCACCATGCTGGACGGCACAGGGGCTGTGGGGAAGTTCGACTTTGAGATTGCAGACCTTTTCCTCTTCGGGTGCCCGCTGGGGCTCGTCCTGGCCTTGAGGAAGACCGTCATCCCTGCCCTGGATG tcttccAGCTGCGGCCAGCCTGCCAGCAAGTCTACAACCTCTTCCACCCCGCCGACCCGTCCGCCTCCCGCCTGGAGCCGCTGCTGGAGCGGAGATTCCACGCCCTGCCCCCTTCCAGCATCCCTCGCTACCAGCGCTACCCGCTGGGGGACGGCTGCTCCACGCTGCTGG TCGAGACAGTGCAGAGAAACCCCGAGCTGGTCCTGGAGGGTGGgcccctggcccctctccccgCAGGGGACGGCTTCCTGGAAACCAGTATCCCCGTTCCCGCGCTCACCTGGCAAGACGGGCCCCGTCCGAGCCCGGGCTGTGCTGAGT CAGACGCACTCCAGACCCACAACACAGTCTTTCAAGAGCACGCGGCCCCCTCCTCGCCAGGCGCAGCACCCGCCCCCCGAGGCTTCCGCCGAGCCAGTGAGATCAGCATTGCCAGCCAGGTGTCGGGCATGGCCGAGAGCTACACAGCGTCCAGCATTGCCCAGA TTGCAGCAAAGTGGTGGGGCCAGAAGCGGATCGACTACGCCCTGTACTGCCCCGACGCGCTGACAGCCTTCCCCACGGTGGCTCTGCCGCACCTCTTCCACGCCAGCTACTGGGAGTCAACAGACGTGGTCTCCTTCCTGCTGAGACAG GTCATGAGGCACGACAGTTCGAGCATCTTGGAGCTGGATGGCAAGGAGGTTTCGGTGTTCACCCCCTCCAAGCCAAGAGAGAAGTGGCAGCGCAAGAGGACCCATGTGAAACTGCGG aacGTGACCGCCAACCACCGGATCAATGACGCAGTCGCCAACGAGGATGGCCCGCAGGTTCTCACGGGCCGGTTCATGTACGGGCCCCTGGACATGGTCACTCTGACGGGGGAGAAG GTGGACGTGCACATCATGACGCAGCCGCCCTCAGGCGAGTGGCTGTACCTGGACACTCTGGTGACCAACAGCAGCGGGCGGGTGTCCTACACCATCCCTGAGTCCCACCGGCTGGGTGTGGGCGTCTACCCCATCAAGATGGTGGTCAG GGGAGACCACACGTTTGCGGACAGCTACATCACCGTGCTGCCCAAGGGCACGGAGTTCGTGGTCTTCAGTATTGACGGCTCCTTTGCTGCCAGTGTGTCCATCATGGGCAGCGACCCCAAAGTGCGGGCCGGGGCCGTGGATGTGGTGCG gcacTGGCAGGACCTGGGCTACCTCATCATCTATGTGACGGGCCGGCCTGACATGCAGAAGCAGCGGGTGGTGGCGTGGCTGGCCCAACACAACTTCCCCCACGGCGTGGTGTCCTTCTGCGACGGTCTGGTGCACGACCCACTGCGGCACAAGGCCAACTTCCTGAAGCTGCTTATCTCCGAG CTGCACCTGCGCGTGCATGCAGCCTACGGCTCCACCAAGGACGTGGCGGTCTACAGCTCCATCAGCCTGTCCCCCATGCAGATCTACATCGTGGGCCGGCCCACCAAGAAGCTGCAGCAGCAGTGCCAG TTCATCACGGACGGCTACGCGGCTCACCTGGCCCAGCTCAAGTACAACCACCGGGCGCGGCCGGCCCGCAACGCCGCCACCCGCATGGCGCTGCGGAAGGGCAGCTTCGGCCTGCCGGGCCAGGGCGATTTCCTGCGCTCCCGGAACCACCTGCTCCGCACCATCTCGGCCCAGCCCAGCGGGCCCGGCCACCGGCACGATCGGACGCAGAGCCAGGCGGACAGCGAGCAGCGGGGCCAGCGCAGCATGAGCGTGGCGGCAGGCTGCTGGGGCCGCACCATGGCCGGCCGGCCGGAGCCCGGGGCTGCCGCGGGCCCCAAGTAG
- the PITPNM2 gene encoding membrane-associated phosphatidylinositol transfer protein 2 isoform X8 produces the protein MIIKEYRIPLPMTVEEYRIAQLYMIQKKSRNETYGEGSGVEILENRPYTDGPGGSGQYTHKVYHVGMHIPSWFRSILPKAALRVVEESWNAYPYTRTRFTCPFVEKFSIDIETFYKTDAGENPNVFSLSAVEKNQLTIDFIDIVKDPVPPNEYKTEEDPKLFHSIKTQRGPLSDNWIEEYKQQVLPIMCAYKLCKVEFRYWGMQSKIERFIHDTGLRKVMVRAHRQAWCWQDEWYGLNMENIRELEKEAQLMLSRKMAQFSEDGEEAAELAEDEAGQAQLPGDAAQPSSGSGGEPLAGRGLKKQWSTSSKSSRSSKRGASPSRHSISEWRMQSIARDSDESSDDEYFDAHEDLSDSEEIFPKDITKWNSNDLMDKIESPEPEDSQDGLYRQSAPEFRVASSVEQLNIIEDEVSPPLAAPASKIHVLLLVLHGGTILDTGAGDPSSKQGDTNTIATVFDTVMRVHYPSALGRLAIRLVPCPPICSDAFALVSNLSPYSHDEGCLSSSQDHIPLAALPLLATSSPQYQEAIAAVIQRANLAYGDFIKSQEGMTFNGQVCLIGDCVGGILAFDALCQGNQPVSESQSSSRRGSVASVQDTDLLSPGTLANAAQGGSGSLESSRHLSRSNVDLPRSNGVEDPKRQLPRKRSDSSTYELDTIQQHQAFLSSLHASVLRNEPSSRRSSSSTMLDGTGAVGKFDFEIADLFLFGCPLGLVLALRKTVIPALDVFQLRPACQQVYNLFHPADPSASRLEPLLERRFHALPPSSIPRYQRYPLGDGCSTLLADALQTHNTVFQEHAAPSSPGAAPAPRGFRRASEISIASQVSGMAESYTASSIAQKAPVSLSHTPSVRRLSQLALPHPPPTTPGPPLQAGQASPSLERAPRLPDLDTREVAAKWWGQKRIDYALYCPDALTAFPTVALPHLFHASYWESTDVVSFLLRQVMRHDSSSILELDGKEVSVFTPSKPREKWQRKRTHVKLRNVTANHRINDAVANEDGPQVLTGRFMYGPLDMVTLTGEKVDVHIMTQPPSGEWLYLDTLVTNSSGRVSYTIPESHRLGVGVYPIKMVVRGDHTFADSYITVLPKGTEFVVFSIDGSFAASVSIMGSDPKVRAGAVDVVRHWQDLGYLIIYVTGRPDMQKQRVVAWLAQHNFPHGVVSFCDGLVHDPLRHKANFLKLLISELHLRVHAAYGSTKDVAVYSSISLSPMQIYIVGRPTKKLQQQCQFITDGYAAHLAQLKYNHRARPARNAATRMALRKGSFGLPGQGDFLRSRNHLLRTISAQPSGPGHRHDRTQSQADSEQRGQRSMSVAAGCWGRTMAGRPEPGAAAGPK, from the exons AAGAAGAGCCGGAACGAGACATATGGCGAAGGCAGCGGCGTGGAGATCTTGGAGAACCGGCCGTACACGGACGGCCCTGGCGGCTCGGGGCAGTACACACACAAGGTGTACCACGTCGGCATGCACATCCCCAGCTGGTTCCGCTCCATCCTCCCCAAGGCAGCCCTCAGGGTGGTCGAGGAGTCCTGGAATGCCTACCCCTACACCCGAACCAG GTTCACTTGCCCCTTTGTGGAGAAATTCTCCATCGACATCGAAACCTTTTATAAAACGGACGCTGGAGAAAACCCGAACGTGTTCAGCCTATCTGCTGTGGAGAAGAACCAGCTGACGATCG ATTTCATCGACATCGTCAAGGACCCCGTCCCCCCCAACGAGTATAAGACGGAAGAGGACCCCAAGCTGTTCCACTCGATCAAGACGCAGCGGGGGCCCCTCTCCGACAACTGGATCGAGGAATACAAGCAGCAGGTGCTCCCCATCATGTGCGCCTACAAGCTCTGCAAGGTGGAGTTCCGCTACTGGGGCATGCAGTCCAAGATCGAGAGGTTCATCCACGACACCG GCCTGCGGAAGGTGATGGTGAGGGCCCACAGGCAGGCCTGGTGCTGGCAGGACGAGTGGTACGGGCTGAACATGGAGAACATccgggagctggagaaggaggcgCAGCTCATGCTGTCCCGCAAGATGGCCCAGTTCAGCGAAGATGGCGAGGAGGCTGCAGAGCTGGCCGAGGACGAGGCCGGCCAGGCCCAGCTGCCCGGGGATGCCGCCCAGCCCAGCAGTGGCAGTGGCGGGGAGCCCCTGGCGGGCCGGGGCCTCAAGAAACAGTGGTCCACGTCCTCCAAGTCCTCACGGTCCTCCAAGCGGGGAG CCAGCCCCTCCCGCCACAGCATCTCCGAGTGGAGAATGCAGAGTATTGCCCGGGACTCCGACGAGAGCTCAGACGACGAGTATTTCGACGCTCATG aggaCCTGTCCGACTCAGAGGAGATATTCCCCAAGGACATCACCAAGTGGAACTCCAATGATCTCATGGACAAGATCGAAAGCCCTGAGCCAGAGGATTCACAGG ATGGTCTCTACCGCCAGAGCGCCCCTGAATTCAGGGTGGCCTCCAGCGTGGAGCAGCTGAACATCATCGAG GACGAGGTCAGCCCACCCCTGGCCGCGCCGGCCTCCAAGATCCACgtgctgctgctggtgctgcACGGAGGCACTATCCTGGACACGGGCGCTGGGGACCCCAGCTCCAAGCAGGGCGACACCAACACCATCGCCACCGTGTTCGACACCGTCATGCGCGTGCACTACCCCAGCGCCCTGGGCCGCCTTGCCATCCGCCTGGTGCCCTGCCCACCCATCTGCTCAGATGCCTTTGCCCTCGTCTCCAA ccttagCCCCTACAGCCACGATGAAGGCTGTCTGTCCAGTAGCCAGGACCACATCCCCCTGgctgccctgcccctgctggcCACCTCCTCACCCCAGTACCAGGAGGCGATCGCCGCAGTGATCCAGCGGGCCAACCTTGCctatggggacttcatcaagtccCAGGAGGGCATGACCTTCAATGGGCAG GTCTGCTTGATTGGGGACTGCGTCGGGGGCATCTTGGCGTTCGACGCCTTGTGCCAGGGCAACCAGCCGGTGTCCGAGAGTCAGAGCAGCAGCCGCCGGGGCAGCGTGGCCAGTGTGCAG GACACTGACCTGCTGTCCCCCGGGACCCTGGCCAATGCGGCCCAGGGCGGCAGCGGCAGCCTGGAGAGCAGTCGGCACCTTAGCCGCAGCAACGTGGATCTCCCCCGAAGCAATGGTGTCGAAGACCCCAAGAGGCAGCTGCCCCGAAAGAGGAGCGACTCGTCCACCTACGAGCTGGACACCATCCAGCAGCACCAGGCCTTCCTGTCCAG CCTCCATGCCAGTGTGCTGAGGAACGAGCCCAGCTCCCGCCGTTCGAGCAGCTCCACCATGCTGGACGGCACAGGGGCTGTGGGGAAGTTCGACTTTGAGATTGCAGACCTTTTCCTCTTCGGGTGCCCGCTGGGGCTCGTCCTGGCCTTGAGGAAGACCGTCATCCCTGCCCTGGATG tcttccAGCTGCGGCCAGCCTGCCAGCAAGTCTACAACCTCTTCCACCCCGCCGACCCGTCCGCCTCCCGCCTGGAGCCGCTGCTGGAGCGGAGATTCCACGCCCTGCCCCCTTCCAGCATCCCTCGCTACCAGCGCTACCCGCTGGGGGACGGCTGCTCCACGCTGCTGG CAGACGCACTCCAGACCCACAACACAGTCTTTCAAGAGCACGCGGCCCCCTCCTCGCCAGGCGCAGCACCCGCCCCCCGAGGCTTCCGCCGAGCCAGTGAGATCAGCATTGCCAGCCAGGTGTCGGGCATGGCCGAGAGCTACACAGCGTCCAGCATTGCCCAGA AGGCCCCGGTGTCGCTCAGCCATACCCCCAGCGTCCGGCGCCTGTCGCAGCTcgccctgccccacccaccccccactacCCCGGGGCCCCCCCTACAGGCCGGGCAGGCGAGCCCCAGCCTGGAGCGGGCGCCTCGCCTCCCTGACTTGGACACCAGAGAAG TTGCAGCAAAGTGGTGGGGCCAGAAGCGGATCGACTACGCCCTGTACTGCCCCGACGCGCTGACAGCCTTCCCCACGGTGGCTCTGCCGCACCTCTTCCACGCCAGCTACTGGGAGTCAACAGACGTGGTCTCCTTCCTGCTGAGACAG GTCATGAGGCACGACAGTTCGAGCATCTTGGAGCTGGATGGCAAGGAGGTTTCGGTGTTCACCCCCTCCAAGCCAAGAGAGAAGTGGCAGCGCAAGAGGACCCATGTGAAACTGCGG aacGTGACCGCCAACCACCGGATCAATGACGCAGTCGCCAACGAGGATGGCCCGCAGGTTCTCACGGGCCGGTTCATGTACGGGCCCCTGGACATGGTCACTCTGACGGGGGAGAAG GTGGACGTGCACATCATGACGCAGCCGCCCTCAGGCGAGTGGCTGTACCTGGACACTCTGGTGACCAACAGCAGCGGGCGGGTGTCCTACACCATCCCTGAGTCCCACCGGCTGGGTGTGGGCGTCTACCCCATCAAGATGGTGGTCAG GGGAGACCACACGTTTGCGGACAGCTACATCACCGTGCTGCCCAAGGGCACGGAGTTCGTGGTCTTCAGTATTGACGGCTCCTTTGCTGCCAGTGTGTCCATCATGGGCAGCGACCCCAAAGTGCGGGCCGGGGCCGTGGATGTGGTGCG gcacTGGCAGGACCTGGGCTACCTCATCATCTATGTGACGGGCCGGCCTGACATGCAGAAGCAGCGGGTGGTGGCGTGGCTGGCCCAACACAACTTCCCCCACGGCGTGGTGTCCTTCTGCGACGGTCTGGTGCACGACCCACTGCGGCACAAGGCCAACTTCCTGAAGCTGCTTATCTCCGAG CTGCACCTGCGCGTGCATGCAGCCTACGGCTCCACCAAGGACGTGGCGGTCTACAGCTCCATCAGCCTGTCCCCCATGCAGATCTACATCGTGGGCCGGCCCACCAAGAAGCTGCAGCAGCAGTGCCAG TTCATCACGGACGGCTACGCGGCTCACCTGGCCCAGCTCAAGTACAACCACCGGGCGCGGCCGGCCCGCAACGCCGCCACCCGCATGGCGCTGCGGAAGGGCAGCTTCGGCCTGCCGGGCCAGGGCGATTTCCTGCGCTCCCGGAACCACCTGCTCCGCACCATCTCGGCCCAGCCCAGCGGGCCCGGCCACCGGCACGATCGGACGCAGAGCCAGGCGGACAGCGAGCAGCGGGGCCAGCGCAGCATGAGCGTGGCGGCAGGCTGCTGGGGCCGCACCATGGCCGGCCGGCCGGAGCCCGGGGCTGCCGCGGGCCCCAAGTAG